In Raphanus sativus cultivar WK10039 chromosome 5, ASM80110v3, whole genome shotgun sequence, the following proteins share a genomic window:
- the LOC108857516 gene encoding cold shock protein 2 produces MSGENDNGGAKRRGSVKWFSTEKGFGFITPEDNGEDLFVHQSSIKSDGYRSLAEGESVEFLVEVDNSGRSKAIEVSGPDGAPVQGSSRGSSGGRGGFGGDGYGGRGGGRGGYGGRGGGRGGGGDCYKCGEPGHMARECSQGGVGYGGGGRGGGGGGGSCYSCGESGHFSRDCTSGGR; encoded by the coding sequence aTGAGTGGAGAAAACGACAACGGCGGTGCTAAGCGCAGGGGCTCGGTGAAGTGGTTTTCGACCGAGAAGGGGTTCGGTTTCATCACTCCCGAAGACAACGGCGAAGATCTCTTTGTTCACCAGTCCTCCATCAAATCTGACGGATACCGAAGCCTCGCTGAAGGAGAATCTGTCGAGTTCCTCGTTGAGGTCGACAACAGTGGCCGTTCCAAGGCCATCGAGGTGTCCGGACCCGACGGCGCTCCTGTCCAAGGTAGCAGCCGTGGTTCATCTGGAGGACGCGGAGGCTTTGGAGGTGATGGGTACGGAGGAAGAGGTGGAGGCCGTGGAGGTTACGGAGGAAGAGGTGGAGgccgaggaggaggaggcgacTGCTACAAGTGTGGTGAGCCAGGTCACATGGCGAGAGAATGTTCCCAAGGTGGTGTAGGATACGGAGGTGGAGGCAGAGGAGGTGGCGGCGGTGGAGGAAGCTGCTACTCCTGTGGCGAATCTGGACATTTCTCCAGGGATTGTACTAGCGGTGGACGTTGA
- the LOC108857717 gene encoding 60S ribosomal protein L17-1 — MVKYSQEPDNSTKSCKARGADLRVHFKNTRETAHAIRKLPLIKAKRYLEDVIAHKQAIPFTRFCRGVGRTAQAKNRHSNGQGRWPAKSAQFVLDLLKNAESNAEVKGLDVDALFISHIQVNQAAKQRRRTYRAHGRINPYMSNPCHIELILSEKEESVKKEPETQLAAKSKKGASS; from the exons ATG gTGAAGTACTCCCAAGAACCGGACAATTCGACCAAAT CTTGCAAGGCAAGGGGAGCAGATCTCAGGGTCCACTTCAAG AACACTAGGGAAACAGCGCATGCCATACGGAAGCTGCCACTGATCAAGGCGAAAAGGTACTTGGAAGATGTGATAGCACACAAGCAAGCTATTCCCTTCACACGTTTCTGTCGTGGTGTTGGACGAACTGCTCAAGCAAAGAACAGACATTCAAACGGTCAAGGTCGTTGGCCTGCCAAATCTGCTCAGTTCGTTCTTGATCTCCTCAAGAATGCTGAGAGCAATGCTGAG GTCAAAGGTTTGGATGTTGATGCCCTTTTCATTTCTCACATTCAAGTTAACCAAGCAGCAAAACAGAGGCGGAGAACATATCGTGCCCATGGAAGAATCAATC CATACATGTCAAACCCATGTCACATTGAGTTGATTTTGTCAGAGAAGGAAGAGTCTGTGAAGAAAGAG CCTGAGACTCAGCTGGCTGCCAAGTCAAAGAAAGGTGCCTCGTCTTGA